A region from the Flavobacterium enshiense genome encodes:
- a CDS encoding NAD(P)H-hydrate dehydratase, giving the protein MENTVLIDRNEALKRFRPISGNSHKGVQGHALIVGGSYGKMGSVCLSSKACLKAGAGLVTAYIPKCGYEIIQTALPEAMVITDDYTDHITAIGYKIKVDAVAIGMGLGQHSDTQHALYHFLKMTTLPMVIDADALNILSENKSWFEMLPNQAVLTPHKKELERLIGSWSSHDEMMEKVKAFSRDFDVVLVIKGAPTHVVYLDSVFENTTGNQALATAGSGDVLSGILAGLLSQGYAAVDAAVLGVYLHGLTANIAVPEIGHHSFIASDCIDNLGKAFLSLY; this is encoded by the coding sequence ATGGAAAATACTGTATTGATAGATAGAAATGAAGCTTTAAAACGTTTCAGACCAATTTCCGGGAACAGCCACAAAGGTGTCCAGGGGCATGCTTTGATTGTGGGTGGAAGCTATGGAAAAATGGGTTCTGTTTGCCTTTCTTCAAAAGCTTGTCTTAAAGCGGGTGCGGGTTTAGTTACGGCCTATATTCCCAAATGTGGTTATGAAATCATCCAGACGGCTCTTCCAGAAGCAATGGTTATAACTGATGATTACACAGATCACATAACAGCTATTGGGTATAAAATTAAAGTTGATGCTGTTGCGATAGGAATGGGATTGGGACAACATTCGGATACCCAGCACGCCTTGTATCATTTTCTGAAAATGACAACGCTCCCGATGGTTATTGATGCAGATGCTTTGAATATTCTCTCCGAAAACAAATCATGGTTTGAAATGTTACCAAATCAGGCCGTTTTAACACCTCATAAAAAAGAATTGGAACGCTTGATCGGAAGCTGGAGTTCTCATGACGAAATGATGGAAAAAGTGAAAGCTTTTTCAAGGGATTTCGATGTTGTATTGGTGATTAAAGGTGCACCAACTCATGTTGTCTATTTGGATTCGGTTTTTGAGAATACTACAGGAAATCAAGCTTTGGCAACTGCAGGAAGTGGTGATGTTTTAAGCGGAATTCTAGCGGGATTACTTTCTCAGGGATATGCTGCCGTTGATGCTGCTGTTCTGGGAGTTTATCTTCACGGTTTAACGGCAAACATAGCCGTACCTGAAATCGGGCATCATTCCTTCATTGCTTCGGACTGCATAGATAATCTCGGCAAGGCTTTTTTAAGTTTATATTAA